Part of the Sinorhizobium sp. BG8 genome, AGAAAGCACGCTTCGCGCTGAACATGTCGCGAAGCGACGAGATCGTTATTTTTCACTGAATTAGCAAATTAACCGAAATTCAGTTAATTAGAAATACGCATGTAAAATCATATACTTGCTCTGAATGATAGCCATGCAAGAATAGCATTGCTGGAGAGGGCTTCTTCCCTTATGGTCGCATCAAAAGGCAACCCTAGGGAGGATTGAATGGCTCCGCGTAAAACCGCGTCCGTTTCTAGCCGCAAAACGGTGGCAAAGCCCGCCAAGAAGGACTTCAACGGCGGCACCGTCGCCGCCTTTTCCAAGGAAGATGATCTCAAGGCTTATCGCGAGATGCTGCTGATCCGGCGTTTCGAAGAAAAGGCCGGCCAGCTTTACGGCATGGGCTTCATCGGTGGTTTCTGTCACCTCTATATCGGTCAGGAAGCAGTCGTCGTCGGCATGCAGATGGCGCTCAAGGATGGCGACCAGGTCATCACCGGCTACCGCGACCATGGTCACATGCTGGCCTGCGGCATGAGTGCACGCGGCGTCATGGCCGAACTCACCGGGCGCCGTGGCGGTCTTTCCAAGGGGAAGGGCGGCTCCATGCACATGTTCTCCAAGGAGAAGCACTTCTACGGCGGGCACGGCATCGTCGGCGCGCAGGTCTCCCTCGGTACCGGTCTTGCCTTCGCGAACCGTTATCGCGGCAATGACAATGTCTCTCTTGCCTATTTCGGCGACGGCGCGGCCAACCAGGGCCAGGTCTACGAGAGCTTCAACATGGCCGCACTCTGGAAGCTGCCGGTCATCTACATCATTGAGAACAACCGTTACGCCATGGGTACGGCCGTGTCGCGCGCTTCCGCGCAGACGGACTTCTCGCAGCGCGGTGCCTCCTTCAATATTCCTGGGTTCCAGGTCGATGGCATGGACGTGCGCGCGGTGAAGGCCGCCGCTGATGAGGCTGTCGAGCATTGCCGTTCCGGCAAGGGTCCGATCATCCTGGAGATGCTGACCTATCGCTATCGTGGCCATTCCATGTCCGACCCGGCGAAGTATCGCTCCAAGGACGAAGTGCAGAAGATGCGCTCCGAGCATGATCCGATCGAACAGGTAAAGGCGCGCATCATCGAAAAGGGATGGGCGAGTGAGGACGAACTGAAGCAGATCGACAAGGATGTCCGCGATGTCGTCGCCGACAGTGCCGATTTTGCTCAGGCCGATCCGGAGCCGGATGTATCCGAGCTCTACACCGACATTCTGATTTGATCCGGGCGGAGGAACAACAATGCCAATCGATATTCTGATGCCCGCTCTTTCCCCGACGATGGAAGAGGGCACGCTTTCCAAGTGGCTCAAGAAGGAAGGCGAAGCAGTTAAGGCTGGCGACGTGATCGCCGAGATCGAAACAGACAAGGCGACGATGGAAGTCGAGGCCGTGGACGAGGGCACGATCGCCAAGATCGTCGTTCCCGCAGGCACCGAGAACGTCAAGGTCAATGCTCTGATCGCCGTGCTTGCGGCCGAGGGCGAGGATCTGGACCAGCTCGGCAAGGGCGTGGGCGAAGACGAGGTCAAGCCCGTGACTCCGACCCCGACGGCGAACGCCGAAGCCCCGGCCGCACCTGCCACCGTTCCGGCACAGCCGGTCGCGCCGGTTATCGCCGCCGATCCGGATATTCCGGCCGGCACCGAAATGGTTTCCATGACCGTTCGTGAAGCTCTTCGCGATGCCATGGCGGAAGAAATGCGCCGCGACGGCGACGTCTTCGTCATGGGTGAGGAAGTGGCCGAATACCAGGGCGCCTACAAGATTACCCAAGGCTTGCTGCAGGAATTCGGCGACCGGCGCGTCATCGATACGCCGATCACCGAGCACGGGTTTGCAGGCGTCGGCGTTGGTGCTGCGAT contains:
- the pdhA gene encoding pyruvate dehydrogenase (acetyl-transferring) E1 component subunit alpha; amino-acid sequence: MAPRKTASVSSRKTVAKPAKKDFNGGTVAAFSKEDDLKAYREMLLIRRFEEKAGQLYGMGFIGGFCHLYIGQEAVVVGMQMALKDGDQVITGYRDHGHMLACGMSARGVMAELTGRRGGLSKGKGGSMHMFSKEKHFYGGHGIVGAQVSLGTGLAFANRYRGNDNVSLAYFGDGAANQGQVYESFNMAALWKLPVIYIIENNRYAMGTAVSRASAQTDFSQRGASFNIPGFQVDGMDVRAVKAAADEAVEHCRSGKGPIILEMLTYRYRGHSMSDPAKYRSKDEVQKMRSEHDPIEQVKARIIEKGWASEDELKQIDKDVRDVVADSADFAQADPEPDVSELYTDILI